The following proteins come from a genomic window of Flavobacterium eburneipallidum:
- a CDS encoding carbohydrate-binding protein, which produces MKKQFSITLLLIFFSVIGFSQTIQRIEAENYNDFNGVSIETNTALSGGKNIGNCRNGYWIKFTGHVFNQYDTRFDIAAASRTQTGSPTIGTLAGTVEIRIDAVNGTLIGTANINTTSTGNWTTYQIIPVSIAQTTGTHDLYFVFKPVTGNNYVGNFDYFEKITNASAVSYSLTTNVSPAASGTITSNQLGSQFVDGTQISLTATANFGYNFVRWVDANGNPVSTANPVTFAIASNVTYVAEFKAVNTYSISYLNSIDGSILTGLTPTAYTEGISSTLPVPTLMGYTFYGWSTSPTIPNTIKKIETTTTGNQVLYAFWGTAGTNNKETPAFPGAEGYGKYVTGGRGGRVIYVTNLNDSGTGSLRAAINQTGPRIVVFKVSGTIKLQSELGITDNITIAGQTAPGGGICLRDYNVTIRGNNVILRYLRFRMGDEQNVENDALGARFQQDIIIDHCSVSWSTDECASFYENKNFTLQWSILSESLRNSVHDKGAHGYGGIWGGMKASFHHNLLAHHDSRNPRLGEYATRTVPLEGLLDIRNNVIYNWGGNSCYGGDAMNVNLVNNYWKPGPGTSNSTKERILSTGRNLDPTSPLYGIWGKLYVDGNFVNGSTRATQDNWTYGVYNQFHGSQLPVSNDDKIAMKINAPHNPGEITTHTATNAYELVLDNVGASLYRDAVDKRAVDDTRSGTASIMNGGNGSTNGYIDTQSAAGGWPELPTEVAPVDTDNDGMPDVWETEKGLNPASATDGNLKTLDTGYTNIEVYINNIVKQITDRQNGTLAVNEYAQKTNLFYVYPTVGKNKITLKSVVENDTVAFISITGIVVKQIETTNLETTIAINDLSDGIYILKSLKTGLTTKIIVK; this is translated from the coding sequence ATGAAAAAACAATTTTCTATTACCCTGTTACTGATATTCTTTTCAGTAATAGGGTTTTCGCAAACCATTCAGCGAATCGAGGCCGAAAATTATAATGATTTTAATGGAGTATCTATAGAAACTAATACTGCTCTTTCTGGCGGTAAGAATATAGGAAATTGTAGAAATGGATATTGGATTAAATTCACAGGACACGTCTTTAATCAATATGATACCCGTTTTGATATTGCAGCTGCCAGTAGAACACAAACTGGGTCGCCAACTATTGGGACTTTGGCTGGAACTGTTGAAATAAGAATAGATGCCGTTAATGGTACTTTAATTGGTACAGCCAACATCAATACTACTTCCACTGGAAACTGGACAACATATCAAATTATCCCTGTTAGCATAGCCCAAACAACAGGTACACATGATTTGTATTTCGTATTTAAACCTGTCACAGGGAATAACTATGTAGGCAATTTTGATTATTTTGAAAAAATTACCAATGCCTCCGCAGTCTCCTATAGTTTAACGACCAATGTAAGTCCTGCTGCATCGGGTACAATAACTTCGAATCAATTAGGCAGTCAATTTGTTGATGGAACGCAAATAAGTCTAACGGCAACAGCTAATTTTGGTTACAATTTCGTTCGATGGGTAGATGCTAACGGAAATCCTGTTTCGACAGCTAATCCGGTTACTTTTGCTATAGCTTCAAATGTTACTTATGTAGCAGAATTTAAAGCGGTTAACACCTATAGTATTTCATATCTAAACTCAATTGATGGTTCAATATTAACAGGTTTGACTCCAACAGCATACACCGAAGGAATTTCATCAACTTTGCCTGTTCCAACTTTGATGGGTTACACCTTCTACGGATGGTCAACCTCGCCGACAATCCCAAATACGATAAAAAAAATTGAAACAACTACAACTGGCAATCAGGTATTGTATGCTTTTTGGGGAACAGCTGGGACAAATAATAAAGAAACCCCAGCTTTCCCGGGAGCGGAAGGTTATGGCAAATACGTTACTGGTGGCCGTGGAGGAAGGGTTATATATGTAACTAATTTGAATGATTCAGGCACAGGTTCGCTTCGTGCTGCAATAAATCAGACTGGACCTAGAATTGTTGTTTTCAAAGTATCAGGAACGATTAAACTACAAAGTGAATTGGGCATTACCGACAACATTACCATTGCGGGGCAAACAGCACCTGGAGGCGGTATCTGCTTGCGAGATTATAATGTTACGATAAGAGGAAATAATGTTATTCTACGTTATTTGCGCTTTAGAATGGGCGATGAGCAGAATGTAGAAAATGATGCACTTGGAGCACGTTTTCAGCAGGATATTATTATTGATCATTGTTCAGTGAGCTGGTCAACGGATGAATGCGCCTCGTTTTACGAAAATAAAAATTTCACCTTACAATGGAGTATTCTTTCAGAAAGTCTTCGCAATTCAGTTCACGATAAAGGTGCGCATGGTTATGGAGGGATTTGGGGAGGTATGAAAGCTTCTTTTCATCACAATTTGTTGGCTCATCACGATAGCAGAAACCCAAGACTTGGAGAATATGCAACTCGAACTGTGCCTTTAGAGGGATTGTTAGACATTCGAAATAATGTTATCTACAATTGGGGAGGTAATAGTTGTTATGGTGGAGATGCAATGAATGTAAATTTGGTAAACAACTATTGGAAACCAGGCCCAGGAACTTCTAATTCTACCAAGGAAAGGATTCTGTCCACTGGTAGAAATTTGGACCCGACATCACCTCTTTACGGAATTTGGGGGAAATTATATGTCGATGGAAATTTTGTAAATGGTTCCACTCGTGCTACCCAAGACAATTGGACTTATGGAGTGTATAACCAGTTTCACGGCAGTCAGCTTCCCGTTAGCAATGACGATAAAATAGCAATGAAAATCAATGCACCACACAATCCAGGCGAAATTACAACCCATACCGCAACCAATGCTTATGAACTAGTTTTAGATAATGTAGGAGCAAGTTTATACAGAGATGCAGTTGATAAAAGAGCGGTTGATGATACCCGATCTGGAACAGCATCTATTATGAATGGCGGTAACGGAAGCACAAATGGATACATCGATACGCAATCAGCAGCTGGTGGATGGCCAGAATTGCCAACAGAAGTTGCACCTGTCGATACGGATAATGATGGTATGCCAGATGTTTGGGAAACAGAGAAAGGATTGAATCCTGCCAGTGCTACCGATGGTAACTTGAAAACACTTGACACAGGATATACCAATATTGAAGTTTACATCAATAACATTGTAAAGCAAATAACCGATAGACAAAACGGAACTCTGGCTGTAAATGAATATGCGCAAAAAACCAATTTGTTTTATGTGTATCCAACAGTTGGTAAAAATAAAATAACACTAAAATCAGTTGTTGAAAATGATACCGTAGCATTCATTAGTATCACAGGAATTGTTGTAAAACAAATTGAAACAACTAATCTGGAAACAACAATTGCTATCAACGATTTATCTGATGGGATTTATATTCTCAAAAGTTTAAAAACAGGATTGACAACAAAAATAATAGTTAAATAA
- a CDS encoding TonB-dependent receptor — MGLHKIILVFFFFCFGLVATAQSAKVKGVVLDKNNQSVANVNVSCKGNATQTNINGYYNITVPANQKVVLTFSHISLKKVTVTLTLKPNEDYEFNLVMNDRDEQMGEVVITSTNKKRVQGITTIEPETIRKIPGANAGVENILKSLPGVNSNNELSTQYAVRGGNYDENLVYVNEIEVYRPFLIRSGQQEGLSFTNTDLVQNIDFSAGGFQSKYGDKLSSVLDITYRNPTQFGAVAEASFLGASVAVDAVSKDKKWSQVSGIRYRNNSLLVNSQDTETNYTPMFIDFQTNVNFKPSDKWEFSFLGNISQNDYQYQPLTRQTNFGTIDNPMALLVFYEGQEKDKYTTYFGAVKSTYTASERATYKLIASAYHTQEQEHFDILAQYRLGEVDADSSSDTFGDVAFTRGIGSQLNHARNDLDALIINTELKGIYNFKKNQLEWGVKFTRESIRDRVIEWEVIDSAGFSINPPRDFLPVKNEPYEVYTGPLVPYQNVRATNFVDINRFSGYVQWSSKGYIGSNEIWLNAGVRSQSWTVSGDGIESATQFTFSPRAQISLKPNWSKDMFFRLSGGLYHQPPSYRELRDTDGVVQADVKAQQSVHIVLSNDYSFKMWNRPFKMVSEIYYKSLTDVNTYTLDNVRIRYAATNLAKAYAQGFDFRLNGEFVPGTESWFSFGYLKTEENSQGKGYISRPTDQRLKFALLFQDYMPRIPSIKLYLNLVYNTGLPGGSPSYSDPYLYQNRLNDYRRADVGFFKVLIDEQNPSAKRWLQPFKELAIGVEIFNLFDNQNAITNTWVRDVYSKNQYAIPNYMTTRVFNVKVNMRF; from the coding sequence TTGGGTTTACATAAAATAATACTTGTTTTCTTTTTTTTCTGTTTCGGGTTGGTAGCAACTGCTCAATCGGCTAAAGTTAAAGGAGTTGTTTTAGATAAAAATAATCAGTCTGTTGCCAATGTAAATGTAAGTTGCAAAGGAAATGCTACTCAAACGAATATCAACGGATATTACAATATCACAGTTCCTGCAAACCAAAAAGTAGTGCTAACTTTTTCGCATATTTCCTTGAAAAAAGTTACGGTTACATTGACTTTAAAACCAAATGAAGATTACGAATTCAATTTGGTGATGAACGATCGAGACGAGCAAATGGGGGAAGTGGTTATTACTTCAACTAATAAAAAAAGGGTTCAAGGAATTACGACTATCGAGCCAGAAACGATTCGGAAAATTCCTGGAGCCAATGCTGGTGTGGAGAATATTTTGAAATCGCTGCCTGGGGTTAATTCCAATAACGAATTGAGTACGCAATATGCCGTTCGTGGTGGAAATTATGATGAAAATTTGGTTTATGTAAACGAAATTGAAGTCTATCGTCCGTTTTTGATTCGTTCGGGTCAGCAAGAAGGATTGAGTTTTACCAATACGGATTTGGTTCAAAACATTGATTTTTCGGCGGGAGGTTTTCAGTCCAAATATGGCGATAAGTTATCCTCGGTGTTGGATATAACGTATCGAAACCCAACACAATTTGGAGCTGTTGCCGAGGCTAGTTTTCTGGGAGCAAGCGTGGCTGTTGATGCGGTTTCTAAAGATAAAAAATGGTCGCAAGTTTCAGGAATTCGTTACCGAAATAATTCGCTTTTGGTGAATAGTCAAGACACAGAAACCAATTATACACCTATGTTTATTGATTTCCAAACCAATGTCAATTTCAAACCTTCGGACAAATGGGAGTTTAGTTTCTTGGGAAATATTTCTCAAAATGATTACCAATACCAACCCTTAACACGTCAAACTAATTTTGGAACTATCGATAATCCAATGGCGTTATTGGTTTTTTATGAAGGACAGGAAAAAGACAAATACACGACTTATTTTGGAGCCGTAAAATCTACTTATACGGCTTCTGAAAGAGCTACTTATAAATTGATTGCTTCGGCGTATCACACCCAAGAGCAAGAACATTTTGATATTCTTGCTCAATATCGTTTGGGCGAAGTAGATGCGGACAGTAGTTCAGACACCTTTGGCGATGTAGCTTTTACGAGAGGAATCGGTTCGCAATTGAATCACGCTCGAAATGATTTGGATGCTTTAATCATCAACACCGAATTAAAAGGAATTTATAATTTCAAGAAGAACCAATTGGAATGGGGAGTCAAATTTACTCGCGAATCCATTCGAGATCGAGTAATTGAGTGGGAAGTAATCGATTCTGCTGGGTTTTCTATCAATCCGCCTAGAGATTTTTTACCAGTTAAGAATGAACCTTATGAAGTTTATACAGGGCCATTAGTTCCGTATCAAAATGTAAGAGCGACTAATTTTGTTGACATCAATCGATTTTCTGGTTATGTGCAATGGAGCAGTAAAGGTTATATTGGTAGTAACGAAATTTGGTTAAATGCTGGAGTTCGTTCCCAAAGTTGGACTGTTTCTGGTGATGGAATTGAGAGTGCAACGCAATTTACTTTTAGTCCAAGAGCGCAAATTTCTTTGAAACCCAATTGGAGTAAGGATATGTTTTTTCGACTTTCGGGTGGATTGTACCATCAGCCACCGTCGTATCGTGAGTTGAGAGATACGGATGGAGTTGTCCAAGCGGATGTAAAAGCACAGCAATCGGTTCATATTGTTTTGAGTAATGATTATAGTTTCAAGATGTGGAATCGTCCTTTCAAAATGGTTTCTGAAATTTATTATAAATCATTGACTGACGTGAATACTTATACTTTAGACAATGTTCGAATTCGTTACGCAGCAACTAATTTGGCAAAAGCGTATGCGCAAGGATTTGATTTTAGACTGAACGGAGAATTTGTTCCCGGAACCGAATCTTGGTTTAGTTTTGGGTATTTAAAAACAGAAGAAAATAGTCAAGGCAAAGGCTATATCTCAAGACCAACCGACCAAAGATTGAAATTTGCGCTTTTGTTTCAGGATTATATGCCTAGAATTCCGAGTATAAAATTATACCTGAATTTGGTTTACAATACAGGATTACCCGGAGGTTCGCCATCATACTCTGATCCTTATTTATACCAAAATCGTTTGAATGATTACCGTCGTGCCGATGTTGGTTTTTTCAAAGTTTTGATTGATGAACAAAATCCTTCTGCAAAAAGATGGTTACAACCTTTCAAAGAATTGGCTATTGGTGTAGAAATTTTTAATCTTTTCGACAACCAAAATGCGATTACCAATACTTGGGTTCGTGATGTGTATTCCAAAAATCAATACGCCATCCCGAATTATATGACCACACGAGTTTTTAATGTGAAGGTGAATATGAGGTTTTAA
- a CDS encoding glycoside hydrolase family 28 protein has protein sequence MMKSKTTFWVCLMLAIIFYSNKTLAGINNRHGELPFKMPEVQIPIFKEDTLNITAFGAVPNTEVLCTKAINEAIQKCSESGGGVVVIPSGSWTTGPIKMKSNVNLHTKNGAFISFTGDLKQYKLIESYFEGKKVLRCESPIMGVDLENVAITGEGIFDGNGSKWRPIKIGKMTAVQWDELVKSGGVLSKDGKIWYPSEEALIGNEHKDKLPKKATVENMEPYKQALRPVMVSFVNCKKLLLDGVTFQNSPAWNINPLMCEHITLNNLTIRNPWYSQNGDGLDIESCRIGTVTNCRFDVGDDAICIKSGKDKEGRDRGKPTELFVITDCVVYHAHGGFVIGSEMSGGVRNIFAKNLTFIGTDCGLRFKSVRGRGGLVENIWMEDIRMNNIPTDAINFNLYYFTKGAVEDPITGEMIVEKETVSEETPAFRNMFFKNIYVNGAKQAMKITGIPEMPVENIQFKNMIIRSDVGIQMNYARKINFENIDLRLDKLGIAASFSNSQNVTFENFKSSGENQLFWIGGTSTQAISFKTNGKKIVFDKDIKVLESIKDQVKILE, from the coding sequence ATGATGAAGAGTAAAACAACTTTTTGGGTTTGTTTAATGTTGGCTATTATTTTTTACAGCAACAAAACGCTTGCTGGAATTAATAATAGACATGGAGAACTTCCTTTCAAAATGCCAGAGGTGCAAATTCCAATATTTAAAGAAGATACTTTGAATATTACAGCTTTTGGAGCTGTTCCAAACACTGAAGTACTTTGTACCAAAGCGATTAATGAGGCTATTCAAAAATGTTCAGAATCTGGTGGAGGCGTTGTTGTGATTCCTTCTGGATCGTGGACAACAGGTCCTATCAAAATGAAATCTAACGTAAATCTGCATACCAAAAACGGTGCTTTCATTTCATTCACAGGTGATCTAAAGCAATACAAACTAATAGAATCTTATTTTGAAGGGAAAAAAGTGCTGCGATGCGAGTCACCAATTATGGGAGTTGATTTAGAAAATGTAGCCATTACAGGTGAAGGCATTTTTGATGGAAATGGTTCTAAATGGCGTCCAATTAAAATTGGAAAAATGACAGCAGTACAATGGGATGAGCTTGTTAAATCAGGAGGTGTACTTTCTAAAGATGGTAAAATTTGGTATCCATCGGAAGAAGCATTAATCGGAAATGAACACAAAGACAAACTGCCTAAAAAAGCAACTGTTGAAAATATGGAACCTTATAAGCAGGCATTACGCCCCGTGATGGTAAGTTTTGTCAATTGCAAAAAACTACTGCTGGATGGCGTTACTTTTCAAAACTCTCCTGCTTGGAATATTAATCCATTGATGTGCGAGCATATAACATTGAATAATCTAACCATTCGCAACCCTTGGTATTCGCAAAATGGTGATGGCCTTGATATTGAATCTTGCCGAATTGGTACTGTGACCAATTGTCGTTTTGATGTGGGTGATGATGCTATTTGTATCAAATCGGGCAAAGACAAAGAAGGTCGAGATCGAGGAAAACCAACAGAATTGTTTGTCATTACAGATTGTGTTGTCTATCACGCTCATGGGGGCTTTGTCATCGGGAGCGAAATGTCGGGAGGCGTTCGAAATATTTTTGCCAAGAATCTCACTTTTATAGGCACCGATTGCGGCTTGCGTTTCAAGTCTGTTCGAGGGCGTGGTGGCTTGGTCGAAAATATTTGGATGGAAGACATCCGAATGAACAATATCCCAACCGATGCCATCAATTTTAACCTCTATTATTTTACCAAGGGGGCAGTCGAAGACCCAATCACTGGCGAAATGATTGTGGAAAAAGAAACGGTATCAGAAGAAACTCCAGCCTTCAGAAATATGTTTTTCAAAAATATTTATGTCAACGGAGCCAAACAAGCGATGAAAATTACAGGAATTCCAGAAATGCCTGTTGAAAACATCCAATTCAAAAACATGATTATTCGATCAGATGTTGGTATCCAAATGAATTATGCTCGTAAAATTAATTTTGAAAATATCGATTTAAGATTGGATAAACTAGGTATAGCAGCCAGTTTTTCAAATAGCCAAAATGTAACTTTTGAAAATTTTAAATCTAGTGGCGAAAACCAACTTTTTTGGATTGGTGGTACTTCTACTCAAGCCATTTCATTCAAAACAAACGGTAAGAAAATTGTTTTTGACAAGGATATAAAAGTATTGGAATCAATTAAAGATCAAGTCAAAATATTAGAATAA
- a CDS encoding pectinesterase family protein, whose amino-acid sequence MKKQYLMFLLLMLFSAMGFSQTTQKIEAETFNTASGARAETNASLSGGGNVGYIRNNTWIKFTGHVFNQYDATFTATASGTTGGTIEFRLDAADGTLIGTATVSGSTGWSDYKKFSTSITSTTGTHDLYLVFKHPTNTGYLFNLDYFEKVTNDPTAITYTLTTNVSPAASGTISSNPGGSTLNQGTAVTLTANKNFGYNFTRWVDGNGVQVSTANPYTFTITSNTTLVAEYAAVSTYNLTVNTAGAFGLGEYSVSPAGKDGAFSVYEAGTNVTITAIENDIVKFSNWSDGSTALSTTLTMDANKSITGTYDNQSFIAGWTFKTDQYAHPRIAELYSNVDNRPQLFAYNINDNIVTPNVRVLNRGGRNGFCVWNTIRGDFFYFMTSFSTVGYKNINVSSGLIGYYYGCDEWTLQYSLDGTNFVNVSSLTTINSSSITSIGGILPVEAEGKTKVYLRWFPNVTGPKHGNAIDVTATVVSNVMVTAEEVLVTDAIAPVLQSTLPVAAATTVGASGNIILTYDEKVKFGTGQATLDGKNLNAEFVNKTVKFSYYGLEYNKQYTFSLPAGFVRDLSNNDAAMVSLSFKTMEKPIAVKRNFDLIVDANATVDQIASGKYVKTIAEAFTKAPSNSSTRFLVLITNGTYNLGGDGTNPQGIVLQLPAGKNNVSLIAQSKDVILQGNPGWGLKNAVLSIEANDLYMENITIEHKDGITTSGQRPALNPAGDRNVYNGIRLRSKQDTQVTGGNRSFYYKSTIEGDVDFICGGGTHWFEECKLVSVAEGYIVAPLHNATDPYGYIFNNNTITAVSGYYLGRPWQNAPRAVYLNTTMINEPNTQGWASMGTVPALFAEYNSVNGNGVAINTANRTNVFNVNSVPQTGNYNPVLTKAQADEYTIENVLSGTDQWNPRLVVEQVEAPANLSNLGNNTLKWDDNKYAICYVVTRDNKVLAITTDATYVDTSASGQHEYAVQAVSEYGGLSAKRTISTLGLESIKVSNGVSAYPIPTNGVVNLTLPEGIGSLNYDVYSMQGQKLKAGVLPTTRSVDLSNLNSGIYIVSLKSVEGVIYNVKVIKN is encoded by the coding sequence ATGAAAAAACAATACCTTATGTTTTTGTTGCTGATGCTTTTTTCAGCAATGGGTTTTTCACAAACCACTCAAAAGATTGAGGCCGAAACTTTTAATACGGCTTCTGGGGCAAGAGCCGAAACGAATGCATCTCTTTCAGGAGGCGGAAACGTGGGTTATATTAGAAATAATACTTGGATTAAATTCACAGGACACGTGTTTAACCAATACGATGCCACTTTCACTGCTACGGCTTCTGGAACTACTGGAGGAACGATAGAATTTAGACTGGACGCTGCTGACGGAACTTTGATAGGAACTGCAACAGTATCTGGGAGTACAGGATGGAGCGATTACAAAAAGTTTTCAACTTCAATTACCTCAACGACGGGTACACACGATTTGTACCTAGTTTTTAAACATCCAACAAACACAGGTTATTTATTCAATTTAGATTATTTCGAAAAAGTGACTAATGATCCCACAGCAATTACTTACACTTTGACCACCAATGTCAGCCCTGCTGCATCAGGAACAATTAGTTCGAATCCTGGGGGCAGCACATTAAATCAAGGAACCGCGGTAACATTAACAGCAAACAAGAACTTTGGGTATAATTTTACTCGTTGGGTAGATGGCAATGGAGTACAGGTTTCAACGGCCAATCCTTATACATTTACGATTACTTCCAATACAACTTTGGTGGCGGAATATGCAGCAGTCAGCACTTATAATTTGACCGTGAATACTGCAGGTGCATTTGGATTAGGAGAATATTCGGTTTCTCCTGCCGGCAAGGATGGGGCTTTCTCTGTTTATGAAGCTGGAACAAATGTGACCATCACGGCCATTGAAAATGACATTGTTAAATTCAGTAATTGGTCGGATGGCTCCACCGCTTTGAGTACCACATTAACAATGGATGCCAACAAGAGCATCACAGGAACTTATGACAACCAGTCTTTTATAGCGGGATGGACATTCAAGACTGACCAATATGCTCATCCTAGGATTGCTGAATTATACTCCAATGTTGACAACAGGCCACAGTTGTTTGCGTATAACATCAATGACAATATCGTAACTCCCAACGTGAGGGTTTTGAATAGAGGCGGAAGAAACGGGTTTTGTGTATGGAATACCATTAGAGGAGATTTCTTTTATTTTATGACGTCTTTCTCAACGGTTGGATACAAAAACATTAATGTGTCCTCGGGACTCATCGGTTATTATTATGGTTGCGACGAATGGACTTTGCAATATTCGCTTGACGGTACAAACTTTGTAAATGTTTCCAGCTTAACTACCATAAATTCAAGCTCAATCACTTCAATTGGAGGAATATTGCCAGTGGAAGCAGAAGGAAAAACAAAAGTGTATCTCAGATGGTTTCCTAATGTAACTGGACCAAAACACGGAAACGCTATAGACGTAACAGCAACGGTAGTATCTAACGTTATGGTCACGGCGGAAGAAGTTTTGGTTACGGATGCTATTGCTCCGGTACTTCAATCAACCCTTCCTGTTGCAGCTGCAACAACCGTTGGTGCTAGTGGAAACATTATCCTGACTTATGATGAAAAAGTAAAATTTGGAACTGGGCAAGCAACTCTTGATGGTAAAAATTTGAATGCAGAATTTGTAAATAAAACGGTAAAATTCAGTTATTACGGTTTAGAATACAACAAACAATATACCTTTAGTTTACCAGCAGGCTTTGTTCGCGATCTTTCCAATAATGATGCAGCTATGGTTAGTTTGTCATTTAAAACAATGGAAAAACCAATTGCCGTTAAACGTAATTTTGATTTAATTGTGGATGCCAATGCTACTGTTGACCAAATAGCTTCAGGAAAATATGTAAAAACTATTGCCGAAGCATTTACTAAAGCACCCTCTAATTCATCAACGAGATTTTTGGTGTTGATTACCAACGGAACTTATAATTTAGGTGGTGATGGAACCAATCCTCAAGGGATAGTGCTTCAACTTCCTGCAGGCAAAAATAATGTTTCCCTGATTGCCCAATCAAAGGATGTAATTCTTCAAGGAAATCCAGGATGGGGTTTAAAAAACGCCGTTCTCTCCATCGAAGCCAATGATTTGTATATGGAAAATATAACCATTGAGCATAAAGACGGAATTACAACTTCTGGACAAAGACCAGCACTTAATCCTGCGGGAGACAGAAATGTGTATAACGGAATTAGACTCAGAAGCAAACAAGACACTCAAGTTACAGGTGGTAACAGAAGTTTTTATTACAAATCAACCATCGAAGGTGATGTAGATTTTATTTGTGGAGGTGGAACACATTGGTTTGAAGAATGTAAATTGGTTTCTGTTGCAGAGGGGTATATTGTCGCTCCACTTCATAATGCCACCGATCCTTACGGGTATATTTTCAACAACAATACCATTACTGCAGTTTCTGGATATTATTTGGGACGTCCTTGGCAAAATGCTCCAAGAGCAGTTTATTTGAATACCACGATGATCAACGAACCTAACACTCAAGGTTGGGCAAGCATGGGAACGGTACCAGCACTTTTTGCAGAATACAATAGTGTGAATGGTAATGGAGTAGCTATTAATACTGCTAATAGAACCAATGTTTTTAATGTAAATAGTGTGCCTCAAACAGGAAATTACAATCCAGTTTTGACCAAAGCACAGGCAGACGAATATACCATAGAAAATGTTCTTTCCGGAACAGACCAATGGAATCCGCGTTTAGTGGTAGAACAAGTTGAAGCACCAGCGAATCTTTCTAATCTTGGAAACAATACTCTTAAATGGGATGACAATAAATATGCTATTTGTTATGTCGTGACTAGAGATAATAAGGTGTTAGCAATTACAACTGATGCCACTTATGTAGATACTTCAGCAAGCGGACAACACGAATATGCGGTACAAGCAGTTAGTGAATATGGTGGTTTGAGTGCTAAAAGAACCATCAGTACTTTAGGATTAGAATCAATCAAAGTATCTAATGGCGTGAGTGCGTATCCAATCCCTACAAATGGTGTTGTGAATCTAACATTGCCTGAAGGAATTGGAAGTCTAAATTATGATGTGTATTCAATGCAAGGACAAAAGCTAAAAGCAGGCGTTTTGCCAACGACTCGTTCTGTAGATTTAAGCAATTTGAATTCAGGCATTTATATTGTTAGCTTGAAAAGCGTAGAAGGAGTTATTTATAACGTGAAAGTGATCAAAAACTAG